The Sphingomonas sp. NBWT7 nucleotide sequence GCGGCATCATCGAGGCGGCCAAACAGCGCCGTCCGGCTTATCTCGGTCATTTGCATCCCCCTCCCGTTTGTGCCGCCGCCCCGTCGCTCAGCGTACTAGCGGCCGAAGGCCGGCAATCGTCGTGACGCCGCTGTCCTGCGCCTTGGACGACAACGCTTGGTCGATCAGCAGCGTGTTGTCGCTGCGATCCCATTCGATCACCATCGGCACGATCCCCGTCGCATTGGGCGACGAGCCGCGAAAGGTCACACCGATCCGCACCGGGCTTCCCGACGACAGGATCGCGATCGCGGTCGGCCCGCCGCAGCTCTGCGCTTCATACTCGCCGTAGCCGACGGTCGGGATCAGCATCGTCTCGTCGTTCTGTCGCGCGGCGATGAAGCAGCCCGCAACGGTCGCGTCGGGCATCGTGCCCTTGCCGGTCAGCAGCACCGCGCCGTTCGACACGCGGAACGATTGCGCCTGCGTCACCTCGACGTCGGTCATGCCCTGCCGTCTGGCCTCGGCAAGCGTCGCCGCGACGGCGGCGGGATCGGCGGCGCCCGCCAATTTTAGTGCGGCACCCACGCCAGGCGTTGTGGCGCCGGAAGCAGGCGATGCGGCACCCGGCGCGGGCGCCTCCGCGGTTGCAGCCTCGGCCACGGCCGCAGAGGTGACAGCGTTGGCGACCGGAGCGTCCGGCTGCGCGCTACACGCGGCAGCGGCGCACGCCATCAACAATAACGACATGACTCCCGCCCCCTTATTGCGCGAAACGCTGGTAATTGGCCCGCATTTTGCCATCATAATCATTGTCCTTGTACGCTGGCCCATTGTAGATGCGGGCAAAGGTCGCCCAATTGCGCTGTCGCAGCGCGGCCAGCAGCCGGCGATCATTCAGCACGAAGGATACGAACGCCTCCGCCTGCGGCAGGATGCCGCGACGCATCGCGGCGACGAATGAGTCGACGGTGGCATGGCCAGCCTGGACATGGTTTTCCCCCAGGATCTGGAAGGCGCCCCAACTGCACGATTTCAGTCCGGCGGCGTGATCAAGCTTCATCGCTTGCTCCAGCTTCTCGTACTGTGCGCTGAACTTGCCGTAGCCGCCCCAATTTGGATTGCTGATATCGGGGTGTGTGCGATCGTAGCGGCCGCCGGTGTGCCTGTGGAACTTGTGTCGCTCGAACAGGATCGTCGGGCGCCCCTGTTTGTCGAACGGGCCGCGGATCGCGACTTCGGTTTCGACGATGGCCTTAATCGCCGCGACTTCGCAGTCCAGCCGTGCGGCCATATCGATATAGGTTTCTTCGGTGAGCCCGCCCGGCCCGGCTACGCCCCCGGTACGCGTCGGGGCGGCAGGGGGCGCGGCGGGGTTTGTGCCGGGGGCGGACACGCTCGGGCGGGGCGGCGGGGCAGGCGTGCGGCGCGGGATCGGG carries:
- a CDS encoding N-acetylmuramidase family protein, with amino-acid sequence MPIVAAVGPARPNRAPDVRTVQQLLNRAGGHQIRLKVDGLFGPRTAAAISRYQANVLRFRRPDGVVDPGGPTLRMLGRQPGGNTTRSRPIPRRTPAPPPRPSVSAPGTNPAAPPAAPTRTGGVAGPGGLTEETYIDMAARLDCEVAAIKAIVETEVAIRGPFDKQGRPTILFERHKFHRHTGGRYDRTHPDISNPNWGGYGKFSAQYEKLEQAMKLDHAAGLKSCSWGAFQILGENHVQAGHATVDSFVAAMRRGILPQAEAFVSFVLNDRRLLAALRQRNWATFARIYNGPAYKDNDYDGKMRANYQRFAQ